Below is a window of Pseudomonadota bacterium DNA.
CTGACGATGAAGGGGGCTGCCATGATACTTGACGACAAGATCGCATCCGGCGACATCGTCGTGCTGGATGGCGCGACGGGCACGGAGATCGCGCGTCTGGGCGGCGAGATGAGCGGCGCGGCCTGGTGCGCCGTCGCCAACAAAACCCATCCCGACATCGTCCGGAAGGTGCATGAGGAGTATCTGCTGGCCGGCGCCGACGTCATCACCGCCAACACCTTCGCGACCTGCCGTCATGTGCTGGATGCCGCGGGCCTGGGCGACGAGACCGTCGCCATCAACCGGCGTGCCGTCGAGCTGGCGCGCGAGGCGCGCGTCAACGTCGCCGCCGACCGGCCCGTTGCCGTGGCCGGCAGCCTGTCCACCATGGTGGCCTGGCAGGAGGGCAAGCTGACACCCGATCCGCGTTATCTGCCGACGGCCGATCAGGCGGCGGCGAACTACCACGAGATGGCCGGCGCCTTGGCAGACGCCGGCGCCGACCTACTGCTGCTGGAAATGATGATGGATATCGAGCGGGCCGGTCCCCTCATGGAGGCGGCGGTCGCAACCGGCCTGCCGGTCTGGGTCGGCCTCAGTTGTTCGGTGCGCGCCGACGGCGCCGTTGTCGGCTGGGATGTGAACACGGAAGAACGGGCCAAGATGATCGAAGGCATGGAGCGCGCCGCACCGCTGCCGCTGACCGAGATCATCGATGCGTTGAAGGCAATCGGTGGCGATGTCTACGGCATCATGCACAGTGTCATCGAATCCACGCAGCCTGGCCTCGACGTCCTCGCCGAGCGTTGGGATGGTCCCCTGATGGCCTATCCGGAAACGCTCATCTACGAAGCCGCGGATGACCGTCGTGATGTTACCGTGTCGGAGGAAGGCTTTGCCGAGGCCTGCCGCGGTTGGGTCGAGAACGGAGTCCAGATCATCGGCGGCTGCTGCGGCACGACCATCGAACACATCCGCGCCATGGTCGATCGCTTGCCGCCCGCCGTCGGACCGCGCCGCGCGGCCTGACGCCTATTCGGCCTCCACCGCAAAGCGCCGGCGGCCGACGGCACGGTAGTCGCTGACCTTCATGCGCAGGATGGCGTTGTCCTTATCCATCAGCCCCTGGGGCCCAAGATTGCCCGCACCGTCGCCGGCGGTGCCGTTCAGAATATCGTTGGGGTGCTTGTGGTCGACAAAGCCCAGGTTGACCGTGCCGAGGTCGTAACCCATCAGTTCTTGAAGCCGCTTGGGCAATGTGCGCGCCTGCTCGATCGGCATCGCCATATATTGGTTTTCTTCCTGGCGCAGCCAGCCCAGCGAGAACTGAATGGCGGCGCCGGTGCGCGCGCCGTTCGAACGGTTCGCGCCGCCAGCATGGATGGTGCTGCCGTTATAGATCAGCACCGAGCCGGCCGGCATCTCGGCCATGACAATTTCGTCGGGCGTAGGATCGCGCGCGTCATCCCACAGATGACTGCCCGGCACCAGGCAGGTCGCGCCGTTCTCCCGCGTGAAGTCGCTGACCGCCCACATGGTCGCGCAGATCGTCGGCGGCGCCGGGTTCTGAAACGGATAGAGACCGGCATCGCGATGCAGCACCTGGGCCTTCTCGCCCGGCTCCAAATGCATGACGCCGGTATAGTTGATCTGAACATTCGCGCAGTAAGGACCCAGCACCGCTTCGACGACACCCAGAACCATCGGGTCGAGCGCCATGTCGTGTGACTTCGGGCAGCGCGCCAAGAGGCAGCCGAAACGTTTGGTGTGTTTGCCCATGAAGTCCTCGTGACCGCAGGGTGTCGCCTTGATCAAGGGATCGAGTTCGCCCTTGAAAGCCGTCACACCGGCGGCGTCCAATGCGCCCGTGATGATCGCGTAGCCGTCTTCCGCGATGGCTTGCGCGACCTCCTTGACCGATGTTGCGGCTGCATCAAAACGGTTGAGCTCTGCCATGGGCCACCTCCTTGCGAGCTGGAAGTCTAGGACGGCGCCGTACGGTGGGCCAGCCGCATTGGCGTGGCGACGCGTTACTCCGTCGGCAGAACGCCCGGCGGCGGTGGCACCGCCTCGGCTTTCAGCCAGTTGATGCGTTCGCGATAGGCGCGGTCGAGCTCGGGATCGTTGCGCGGACCCGGTTCGCCGCCTGGCTCCTCCAGAAGGGCATGCGGGTTCTGGCCGTTGACCGTGCCCATGAACGGCGCGCCAAAGTCGTAACCGATCAGACGCTGGAGTTGCTCGGGCAGCTCCTTCGCCTTTTCCGGCGGCAGGGTCAGGAACTGGTTTTCCTGCTGGCGCAGCCAGCCGAGCGAGAAGTTAAGCGCGACCGCCGTGCGCGGCTGCTGCGTCCGGTTGGCGCCGCCACCATGAATGATGTTGTGTGCATATATAAGTGCCGAACCCGCCGGCATCTCCGCTGCAATGATCTCGCCAGGTTCCGGCTGTCGCTCTTCCTCCCACAGATGGCTGCCCGGCACGACCCGAGTCGCGCCGTTTTCAGCAGTGAAGTCCGTCACCGCCCAGAGCGATCCCTGCTGCGTCACCGGACCCGGATTGCGGAACGGATAAAAGAAGGCATCGCGGTGAAGCGCCTGCGCACTCTCGCCCGGCATTAGATGCATGACGCCTGTATAGGTTACATGATAGCGCGCGCACCACGGCAGCAGCAGGTGGTCGGCGGCCGCCAGAAGCAGAGGATGCAGCACCATCTGCCGGGTCGTGGGCGCGCGCATGAAGAGGTTGTTGAAGCGTTTGGTATGCCCGCCCAGAAAGTCCGTCTCGCCCGTACGGGTCGCCGCGATGTGGGGTACGAGCTCCCCGCGCAGGCTGGCAAGGTCATCGCGCGTCGTCATGTTCTCGATGATGACGTAGCCGGCGTCATCGAGCGCGTGGGCGATGTCGGTGCGCGTGGCGTTTCGGGCATCGAGACGGGCGAGATCGGCCATTCCAGTTCTCCACTGTGGCGCGGCGATGCGGGCTCGCGGTCATTGGCGGCGCAGACTATCATCCTCACCCAGCAACGCCGAACCTCGCGGCTAGTTGGTCTTGCCGGGTTGATTGAATGAGCGCCACGCTCGCGCGGCTTCTGCCGCTCTATGTCGTCGTCTTCATCGGTTTCTTGGGCTACAGCCTGACGGTGACGGTTTTTACGCCGCTGATCATGCAGGCCGAGGGCGGCATGATCGCCAAGGGCACGTCGACGGGAACGCGCACGATCATCCTGGGCATTCTGCTGTCGCTTTATCCCTTCGGTCAGTTCGTCAGCGCCCCGATCCTGGGCTCTCTCTCCGACCGCTATGGGCGCCGGCCCGTTCTGCTGACGTCGCTCGTTCTGGCGGCGGCCGTCTACGTCATGCTGGCGATGGCGCTAGAAACCCACAATCTCGCACTGTTGATGGTCGCCTGCCTGTTGGGCGGGCTGTGCGAAGGCAATGTCACGATCAGCCAGAGCGCGATCGCCGATGTCACGGCAGCGGAAGAACGCGGCCGGTACTTTGGCTACGTCTACTTCACCATCAGCTTCGCCTTCGTCGTCGGACCGCTGTTCGGCGGCAATCTGGCCGACGCCAGCCTGGTCTCCTGGTTCAGCAACGCGACACCCTTCTGGGTTGTCTGCGGGTTGCTTACCGTGACGATGGTGTGGGCCATCTTCCGCCTTGGCGAGACAAGAACCGCGCAACCGGCCGACCGCATCCGCCTGTTCGACGCCTTCACGAATCTGTTCAATGTCGTGACGGACAGGCGGCTGCGCATGCTCTACCTGATCAACCTGTGCATCTATCTGGCGATCTTCGGGTTCTTCCGCAGCTATCCCCTCTACCTGGTCGACGCATTCGACCTGGACGTCACCCAGTTGGCGATGTTCATTGCCTGGGTCTCGGTTCCGGTCATGGCGATCAATCTGTTCGCCATCGCCTGGCTGATGCGGCGTTTCAGCATCAAGCGGATGGTGTTCTGGTCGGCGATCCTGCTTGCGGTTTCGATGATCGCGGTGCTTGTGCCGTCGTCCCAGAGTGGGCTGTGGTTCCCCTTGTTCTTCGCCGGCCTGTTTCTGGCCATCTGTTTACCGGCCTGTACGTCGGTGCTGTCGTTTGCCGTCGGCGAGGACGAGCAAGGCCAGGTGCTGGGCAACAACCAGTCGCTACAGGTCGGCTCGGAATCGCTGTCCGGTCTGGTCGTCGGCTTCCTGGCCGCCGTGTTCATTCCGCTGCCGATGATCGTCCTGGCGGTTATTGCCGTCACCGGTGCGGGGCTGCTGAAACTTTACGAACGACGATCGTAGGGATGCTGGGGGTCGCAGGCGATGCTGCGGCGGCCTATCATCGCGCGTTCAATTCAAGGGAGCATCGTGATGTCGGACGAACCCGTCCTCTATGAGTCCATCGACAAGGTCGCCGTCATCACGTTGAACCGACCCGACAAACTGAACGCGCTGAACGACGAGGTCTGCCGGCTGATGACGGATGCCTGGCACCGCTTCAACGCGAGTGACGACCGGGTTGCCGTCCTGACCGGCAGGGGCCGCGCCTTTACCGCCGGGGCGGATCTGAAAGACGGCGGTGAGATCTGGCCCTATACGCCGGGCGTCGGCATCGAGGTCAACAAGCCGATCATCGCCGCGGTCAACGGGCTGGCGGTCGGCGGCGGCGTGGTGCTGGTGCAGTTCGCCGATCTCGCCGTCGCGGCCGAGGACGCGTGGTTCAGCTATCCCGAAGCCAAGATCGGTTTCACCGGCGGGCTCATCACCTCCATGGTCGCGCGCATCCCGCACAAGATCGCCATGGAGTTCCTGCTGGTCGGCGAAAAGATGACGGCACAGCGCGCCTATGACGTCGGTTTCGTCAACCGCGTCGTGCCGGGCGATCAGTTGATGGACGCGGCGATGGATTACGCGACGCGCCTTGCCGCCAACGCGCCGATGGTGATGGAGACCTTGAAGGCGTTCGCCGGGCGAACCCTGCCCAAAGGCCCGACCGAACTGGCCGGCTATGCCCGCCACATGACCGAGCGCACGTTCGCCAGCGAGGATCTGAAGGAAGGCCTTGCCGCGTTCAACGACAAACGCAAGCCGGACTTCAAGAACAGCTAGCCCGCATCAACCGAAAGTACGCCAGGTCCTCGTTGTAGGCACGCCGCATACCTTCGGCCTTCATGCCCAGTTTTTCGACGACGCGCACCGAGCGTTCGTTACCTGGCTTCAGCACCGCGACGATCTCGCCGAGCCCCAGCGTCTCGAACCCGTAACGCAGCAGTTCCCTCGCCGCTTCGGTCGCGTAGCCCCGGCCCCAGGCGTCGCGGCGGAAGCGCCATCCGATCTCGATCAGATCGGTATCGGGCAACGGCACGAGGCAAACCCAACCCAACAAATCGTCCCTGCGGTCGCGGGTCACCGCGCCCCAAACACCCAGCCCGGGCGGGTGTTGCTTTGACATGCTTTCTTCCAGCGATGCCCGCCGGCTCACCTCATCCGAGACACTGCCGTCGCGGATATGGCGCATCACCTCGGGATCGCCATACATCCCGACCAGGGTGTCAATGTCGTCACGGATCAACGGCCGCAGAGAAAGCCGCTCGGTTCGCAGCTCCGGCAAGTAGGGCATGGCGATATGGACGTCGGTGGAGCGGGCCGGGAACCTAACCCCCGCGACCCCCGGCGACAACGGGTCTACGAGATATAGATCGTCTTCACGTTGACGAACTCCCGGATGCCGTAGGGGCTGAGCTCGCGGCCGTAACCGGACTTCTTGACGCCGCCGAAGGGCAGGCGCGGGTCGGAGGCGACCATGGCGTTAACGAAGGTGGAGCCGGCTTCGAGCTCGTCGATGAAGCGGCGCTGTTCGCCCGCGTCGTTGGTCCAGACGCTGGACGCCAGGCCGAACTCGCTGGCGTTGGCGAGCGCGATCGCCGCGTCGATGTCCTTCACCTTGTGCAACAGCGCGACCGGGCCGAAGACTTCCTGATCGAAGGCCGGCGCGTCCTCTGGAATGTCGGCCAGCACGGTCGGCGGATAGAAGAAGCCGTCGCCTTTGATCGGTGCGCCGCCGCACAAGGCCTTGGCACCTGCCTTGACCGAGGCCTTCACCTGGCTGTCGACATCGTCCAGGCCCTGCTGGGTGGCGAGCGGGCCGATATCGGTCGCCGCGTCCATCGGATCGCCGACGGTGAGCGCCTGCATCGCCTTGACGAACTTCTTCTTGAACGCGGTGTAGACGTCCTTGTGCACGATGAACCGTTTGGCGGCGATGCACGACTGGCCGTTGTTGATGGTGCGCGCCTTGACCGCCGTCGCCACCGCATCGTCCAACCTGGCCGACGGCATGACGATGAAGGGATCGCTGCCGCCCAGTTCCAGTACGGTCTTCTTGATGTTGGCGCCGGCGCGCCCGGCGACGGCAACGCCCGCTTCTGTGCTGCCGGTCAGCGTCGCTGCGGCGATCCTATCGTCGTCGATCACCTTCGCGACCTTGGACGAGCCGATCAGCAGAGTCTGAAACAGTCCCTCCGGCGCCTTGGCGGCGGCAAAGACCTCCTCGATGGCAAGAGCGGATTGCGGCACGTTGGACGCATGCTTCAGGACGCCGGCATTGCCGGCCATGATCGCCGGCGCGGCGAACCGGAAGAGCTGCCAGAACGGGAAGTTCCACGGCATGACCGCGAGCACGACGCCGAGCGGCAGAAAGCGCACGTAGCTGCGGCTGGCATCGGACGCGATCACCTGATCGGCCAAAAAGGCGCTGGCGTTCTCCGCGTAGTAGCGGCAGACCCACGCGCACTTGTCGACCTCTGCCTTGGCCGAGACGAGCGTCTTGCCCATCTCCGCCGTCATCAACACCGCCCATTCGTCACGCCGTGCCTCAAGCGCGGCGGCAACATCGTGCATGAGCTTGCTGCGCACGCCGAAATCGGTCTGGCGCCAGGCCGCCTGTGCCTCGACCGCGCGGCCTAGCTTGGCGTCGAGTTCTCCGAGCGTCAGTTCCTTGAAACTCTGGATCGTTTCACCGGTCGTCGGATTGATACTCTTGATCGCCATGACCTAACCTCGCTGGCGGATAGACAGAAGTGAAACGCGCGGCGAGGGGGAATGCCGCGAACCCGACGAGCGAGATCAGGCGCTGGCGCGATCGGCTTCGAAGTACGTGTGCTCGCGCCCGTCAACATGCATGCCGTCCACGCCATAGTAGCGGCGAAGGTTCTGATGCACCGGCCGCGGCGGGTCGGCCTTCAGCCACAGACGGAACAATAGCCGGCGGCGATCCAGCTCCGGCCAATCCTCGAAACCGGTCCGCGAATGCAGGACGGTGTAGTTATTGATGAACGAGGTCCAGCCGGGCTCCAGCTGAAAGGTCAGGACAACGTCGTCGCGGTTCGCGACGGCCTCGAAACAGTCGAGCGCCTCGACCTGCTTGTCGCTTAGCGGCTGGCCCAGCTCTTCGGCGCCCATCTCAATGAACTCGCGCAGGAAACACGCCGAGAGCTTGCCGTCCTCACGGCAGAAGACTGGGACCTTGTAGTCCGTGACGACACCCTGGCCGGGCGGCTGCTCGCCGAACCAGTGATAATGGAATCCCTCATAGAGCGGTTCCAGCAGGTCAGGCCTGGTGGCGGCGATCTCGTTATGGATCGCGACCGAGCTGCTCAACCGGCTCATGCCGCCGCTCTTGGCCTGGCGGATGCACATCAGCCCGACAATGTCGTCGTTATCGGTGTGCAGACGAAGCTCCTTGGCGCTGCGATAACCACGCTCGCGCTTGCCCGGCTCCGACACATCGGTGACATAACCCAGCCGGTCGCCCATCGGGCTCTGCGCGACGCCGTGGCCGAAATAGCTGCCGATCGCCCAATAGACGATACCCAGATCCTCCTCGCTCATGGTCTCGATTGGGAAACCACGCACGACAATCAGGCCGCGTCCTTCCATCAACTCGTCGCGGATGGCCAGAAGGTCATCCTCGATCTCGGGCATCGCGACATGCTGGGCCGCGAGATCCTGCAGGCCGACGCCATCGCGCTTGGCACGCGCGACCACCGCCTCGAAAGCGGCCAGATGGCGCGGCTCAAGGTCGAACGCAAAATCGTCCGGGCTCTCGAAATCGCCGCCCTTCCAAGCCGAAGCATGGTCGATCGCACGTGTGTCGATGGTGGTCATGGTGTTCTCCGCTTCATCCATCCACGACCCGCCTCAGGCCATGTATCGTCAATAATATCAGTGGGTTAGAGAAAACCCACGACCAGAAGGCCGTCGCCGGGCGACGCCATCGGGCGGATTTGTCTCTGGGGCGCGCCTGAAGTATGCGCCGAGGGGGCGGGGCGGGGCAAGGTTGAGTCGTCGTGGCGGTTTCGCACTCCGCTTGTTCGGCGGTCAGGCCGATTTAAGCACGGGGTCGCGATAGGCCCGCTTCAGTCCCTCGTAGTAGGCAACCACACCGGCATGCGCCGGGCGCGCCGGCTCGACCTCGAACCACAGGCGGTAGAGCAGGCGGTTGGCCGCGCTTTCGGCGTCCGCGTCAAAAGCTCGTCGACCGTGCAACACCGCCTTGTTGTCGATCACGATCATGTCGCCGGACGCCAAGTCGATTTCCAGCGCCATGCCGTCCCGTTCGCTGATCTCCTTGAACAACGAAAATGCTGCCTCGAGATCCGGATCCAGCGTACCGCCGGTCTCCTCGGCGGCCGCCCGCATATAGCTTGGCAAGAAAACGCAGACGATCCGCCCTTGGCTCTGCGAGAACACGGGCACGGTGAAGTCGCTGACCGTCTCGCCTGGTGACGGCGGTTCGCCGTACCAATGCATCGGCGCGCCGCAATAGAGCGCGCGCAACAGATCCGGACGCTCCTCGGCCATCACGTTGTGGACCGCGCCGGCGCTGAGCAAGCGCGACGCGCCGCCGGATGCCGCCGGACGCACGCAGGCCAGACCCAGACCGTCGACATGGTCGGTGTGGAAACCGGACGGCGTGCTCTTGCCGTACCCGCGCCACGCGTCGTCGCGCTCGCGGTTAAGCTCGACACGGCCGAGCAGATCGCCATAGGCGTTTTGCGACGCGCGCCGGCCGAAATGAGCGCCGACCGCCCACGCGATGACCGCCGCCTCGTCCTCGTCGAGTTCGTCGAACGGCAGGCCGCGCAACAGCACCACGCCACGGCCCCGGTAGACCTCGTGGCGTATGGTCGCCAATGTGGATGTCAGCGCGGGAAGAGCTTCATCATCCGATGTCAGGTCATACCAGGACCTGTTTGCGCCGCGCACACTACGGGCAAACCAGGTGAGGGCATCGCGCTGGTGCCGCGTCAGGCCAACGGCAATGTCGTCCAGGGAGGCGAAGTCGCTTGCCCACCATGTCGCCGCGTTGTCGATGGTCAGGTCGAACGTCTCAGGCATCGCGCATCTCCGCATGGCTGCAACCGGACCGCGAAACTATGAGACCAAGTTGGGCCCGAGATAAAGCCCAATCGTGATGCGGGCGACCGATGCATCGCGGCCAACGTTCAATCGTCCAGCTTGACCGCCTTCAACCGCAACGCGTTCGAAATGACAGAGACCGAGCTCAGGCTCATGGCGGCGGCCGCGATCATCGGACTGAGCAGAACGCCGAAGAAGGGATAGAGCAGGCCGGCCGCGATCGGCACGCCAAGGCCATTATAGATAAACGCGAAGAACAGATTCTGGCGGATGTTCGCCATCACCGCGTGGCTCAGATGACGCGCGCGCACGATGCCGTCCAGATTGCCCTTCACCAACGTGATGCCAGCGCTTTCCTTGGCAACGTCGGCGCCGGTGCCCATGGCGATACCAACATCAGCGGCGGCCAGCGCCGGTGCGTCGTTGACGCCGTCGCCCGCCATGGCGACGACCCGGCCTTCGCCGCGCAGCCGCTCGATCACCGCACCTTTCTCGGTCGGCAATACGTCGGCGATGACCTCATCGATCGGTAGCCTTGCCGCGACGGCCTTGGCCGTGGCTTCGGTGTCGCCGGTCAGCATGACAATGCGCAGGCCCAGGCCCGCCAACCGTTCAAACGCGGCGGCGCTGGTCTGTTTGATCGGGTCGGCAACGCCGATCAAGCCCGCGGCTTGACCATCGATCGCGACCAGCATCACGGTTTCACCGCGCGCGCGATCCTCCGCCGCACGCGTCACAAGCGCATCGGATGAGATGCCGAGACCTTCCAGCAGTTTCATGTTGCCGAGCGCGACGCGCCGGCCATCGACCTCACCGGTCACGCCTTGCCCGGTCACCGACTCGAAGTCCTTTGCGTCGCTCAAGGTGAGATTGCGGTCGCCAGCGCCGGCGACGATCGACGCGGCCAAGGGATGTTCGCTGGCGCGCTCCAGGCTCGCTGCCAAGCGCAGCAGTTCGGTTTCGTCGATGGCGCCAACGGCGACGACGGAGACCAGTTGCGGGCGTCCCTCGGTCACCGTGCCGGTCTTGTCGACCACCAGGGTGTCGACCTTTTCGAAACGCTCCAGCGATTCGGCATCGCGAATCAAGACACCCATGTGCGCGCCGCGCCCGGTGCCGACCATGATCGAAACCGGCGTCGCCAAGCCAAGCGCGCAGGGGCATGCGATGATCAAGACGGAAACGGCGGCGACCAGGGCATAGTCGAAGCTGGGCGCCGGTCCCCAGATCATCCAGGCGATAAAGGCAATCACGGCGATGGCGACGACGCCCGGCACGAAGATGCCGGCGACCTTGTCGGCGGCGCCCTGGATCGGCGCGCGACTGCGTTGCGCCTGTGCGACCATGTTGACGATCTGCGCCAGCATGGTGTCCGACCCGACGCCGGTGGCGCGCATGACGAACCCGCCCGCGCCGTTGACCGTGCCGCCGATGACGGGGTCGCCGGCCTGCTTGGCGACGGGCACGGGCTCGCCGGTCACCATGGACTCATCGACATTGCTGCGACCGTCGGTGACGTCGCCGTCGACCGGCACCTTTTCGCCGGGCCGCACGCGCAACAGATCGCCGGCGACGATCTGGTCGAGCGGCACCTCTTCATCGCCGTCGCCATCTATCAGACGCCTTGCGGTGCGCGGCGCGAGGTCGAGCAGACTGCGCAACGCGTTGCCGGTCCGCTCACGCGCGCGAAGCTCCAGGACTTGGCCTAAAAGGATCAGCACGATGATGACGGCGGCCGCTTCGAAGTAGACGGGCACCGTGCCGCCCGATGCTTGGAACTCCGACGGGAAGGCGTCCGGGAAAATCAGCGCGACGACGCTGTAGGCATAGGCCGCGCCGGTGCCGATCGCGATCAGGGTGAACATGTTGAGGCGCCAGGTGACGATCGACTTCCAGCCGCGCTGGAAGAACGGCAACCCGCACCACAGGACAACCGGCGTCGCCAACACACCCTGCACCCACTGAGACGTGCGTGCGTCAATCACATCATGGACCGGGATGCCGACATGGGACGCCATTTCCAGCAGGAACACCGGCAGGCCGAGCACCAAGCCGATCCAGAAGCGGCGGGTAAAGTCGATTAGCTCCGGATTGGGCGGCTGTTCGGCGGTAACCGCCTCCGGCTCCAGTGCCATGCCGCAGATCGGACAGCTACCGGGACCTTCCTGGCGCACCTCCGGATGCATGGGACAGGTGTAGATCGCCCCCGGCACAACCGGTGCGGCCGCGGCCGAACGCACGGCGTGGCCGCAGCAACCGTGGTCATGGGCATCACTCATGATCGCCGCCATCCGCCAGGTCGTCGAGGATCGGACAGTCCGGCCGGCCGTCGCCGTGGCAGCGGTCCGCCAGATCGGAAAGCGTCCGCCGCATGGCCTTCAGTTCGTCGATCTTGGCGTCGATGTCGGCGATGCGCTTTTCGGTCAGCGCCTTGACCTCGCCGCTGGAGCGGTCGTCGTCACGGTAGAGGGCGAGAAGCTGGCGGCATTCTTCGACGGTGAAGCCATGCCGGCGCGCCCGTTCCACGAAGCGCAGAACATGGATGTCCGCGTCGGAATAGACGCGGTAACCGCTGTCAGTCCGTCTCGCGGGCTCGACAAGGCCAATCTCCTCGTAGAACCGGATTGTCTTGGCAGGCAGGCCCGAAGACGCGGCCGCCTGACCGATCGTGATGCCGTTCACCGTTAGGCTCCCGCAACGAAGTGATCCTCGCCAACAGCATTCGGCTGTTGGTCCCCCTCTACCATGGGGCTTCCAGTTACTGGAAGGTCAAACCCGGCGGCCAAAAAAATGACGCCGCTCCCTTGGGGTCGGGAGCGGCGTCTGAAGAAAGATCAGAACCGGTGGGGTTTGGGGTCGGGGGAGGTCGGGTTCCGGTCCTGATCTGCGATGAGCCGGTTGGCTGGGTGGGCCGCGCGACGCATCTAGGAGGTCTGT
It encodes the following:
- a CDS encoding copper-translocating P-type ATPase; amino-acid sequence: MSDAHDHGCCGHAVRSAAAAPVVPGAIYTCPMHPEVRQEGPGSCPICGMALEPEAVTAEQPPNPELIDFTRRFWIGLVLGLPVFLLEMASHVGIPVHDVIDARTSQWVQGVLATPVVLWCGLPFFQRGWKSIVTWRLNMFTLIAIGTGAAYAYSVVALIFPDAFPSEFQASGGTVPVYFEAAAVIIVLILLGQVLELRARERTGNALRSLLDLAPRTARRLIDGDGDEEVPLDQIVAGDLLRVRPGEKVPVDGDVTDGRSNVDESMVTGEPVPVAKQAGDPVIGGTVNGAGGFVMRATGVGSDTMLAQIVNMVAQAQRSRAPIQGAADKVAGIFVPGVVAIAVIAFIAWMIWGPAPSFDYALVAAVSVLIIACPCALGLATPVSIMVGTGRGAHMGVLIRDAESLERFEKVDTLVVDKTGTVTEGRPQLVSVVAVGAIDETELLRLAASLERASEHPLAASIVAGAGDRNLTLSDAKDFESVTGQGVTGEVDGRRVALGNMKLLEGLGISSDALVTRAAEDRARGETVMLVAIDGQAAGLIGVADPIKQTSAAAFERLAGLGLRIVMLTGDTEATAKAVAARLPIDEVIADVLPTEKGAVIERLRGEGRVVAMAGDGVNDAPALAAADVGIAMGTGADVAKESAGITLVKGNLDGIVRARHLSHAVMANIRQNLFFAFIYNGLGVPIAAGLLYPFFGVLLSPMIAAAAMSLSSVSVISNALRLKAVKLDD
- the cueR gene encoding Cu(I)-responsive transcriptional regulator, with amino-acid sequence MTIGQAAASSGLPAKTIRFYEEIGLVEPARRTDSGYRVYSDADIHVLRFVERARRHGFTVEECRQLLALYRDDDRSSGEVKALTEKRIADIDAKIDELKAMRRTLSDLADRCHGDGRPDCPILDDLADGGDHE